The Catenuloplanes niger genome includes a window with the following:
- a CDS encoding sensor histidine kinase: MWERAKTLARRNPTAVDAAVAIACFLLTVSGHGAVEDPRPVVLLLAAISTLPLVWRQRAPFPVAVLCGAGTIGLIVAHGFIDWPYGQLVATYTVAAASPFAARAVLAGGTLTGVVFTQQVMDKPLGAVLTSGSVFVASFALGTGARARRDRISLLEERALRHAEERLRHAEERAAVAARERERIARDMHDILAHSISMIAVQAEAGPLLVHRDPDRAARAFDAISGTAHDALTQLRRTLGVLRGGPDDRAPQPGLESVPELAGRAREAGLTVTVTEHGTPAATPPEVAVAIYRVVQESLTNVIRHARATAVRVDLTWSAGSLRAEITDDGRGAAAAGDAPGHGLIGMRERVSACGGTFTAGPDPGGGFTVTATVPLTATEPRHSPGPVPGPPGTGPRDRAAREPADPAAREPAGTAAREPAGTAAREPAGTAAREPAGTAAREPAGTAGPTADPQRKRVVGSPADAARPAAGPPRDHTAAPPTDATDPPAAGPLAAGPLATGPLATGPLAAPEAPRGGVGGGGAAAGRGADRAEVARG; the protein is encoded by the coding sequence GTGTGGGAGCGGGCGAAGACGCTGGCGAGGCGGAACCCGACGGCGGTGGACGCGGCGGTCGCGATCGCCTGCTTCCTGCTGACCGTCTCCGGGCACGGCGCCGTCGAGGACCCCCGGCCGGTCGTGCTGCTCCTCGCCGCGATCTCCACGCTGCCACTGGTCTGGCGGCAGCGGGCGCCGTTCCCGGTCGCCGTGCTCTGCGGCGCCGGCACGATCGGGCTGATCGTGGCGCACGGCTTCATCGACTGGCCGTACGGGCAGCTGGTCGCCACGTACACGGTCGCCGCGGCCAGCCCGTTCGCGGCCCGGGCCGTGCTGGCCGGCGGCACGCTGACCGGCGTGGTGTTCACCCAGCAGGTGATGGACAAGCCGCTCGGCGCGGTGCTCACCTCCGGCAGCGTCTTCGTGGCCTCGTTCGCGCTCGGCACCGGTGCCCGCGCCCGCCGGGACCGGATCTCACTGCTGGAGGAACGCGCGCTGCGGCACGCCGAGGAGCGCCTCCGGCACGCGGAGGAGCGGGCGGCCGTGGCCGCCCGGGAACGGGAGCGGATCGCCCGCGACATGCACGACATCCTGGCCCACTCGATCAGCATGATCGCGGTCCAGGCCGAGGCCGGGCCGCTGCTGGTGCACCGCGACCCGGACCGGGCCGCGCGCGCGTTCGACGCGATCTCCGGCACCGCCCACGACGCGCTCACCCAGCTGCGCCGCACGCTCGGCGTGCTCCGCGGCGGTCCGGACGACCGCGCGCCGCAGCCCGGCCTGGAATCCGTTCCCGAACTGGCCGGCCGCGCCCGGGAGGCCGGCCTGACGGTCACGGTCACCGAGCACGGCACACCCGCGGCGACGCCGCCCGAGGTCGCGGTCGCGATCTACCGCGTGGTCCAGGAGTCGCTGACCAACGTGATCCGGCACGCCCGGGCGACCGCGGTCCGGGTGGACCTGACCTGGTCGGCCGGCTCGCTACGGGCCGAGATCACCGACGACGGCCGCGGCGCCGCGGCCGCCGGGGACGCCCCGGGCCACGGGTTGATCGGCATGCGCGAGCGCGTCTCGGCGTGCGGCGGCACGTTCACCGCGGGCCCGGACCCGGGCGGCGGCTTCACGGTGACCGCGACGGTGCCACTGACCGCGACGGAGCCGCGGCACTCCCCCGGCCCCGTTCCCGGCCCGCCGGGAACAGGGCCGCGCGATCGGGCCGCACGGGAACCAGCCGACCCGGCCGCACGGGAACCAGCCGGGACGGCCGCACGGGAACCAGCCGGGACAGCCGCACGGGAACCAGCCGGGACGGCCGCACGGGAACCAGCCGGGACAGCCGCACGGGAACCAGCCGGGACGGCCGGCCCTACCGCGGATCCGCAGCGGAAGCGAGTCGTGGGATCGCCTGCTGACGCCGCCCGACCGGCGGCCGGCCCGCCACGGGACCACACCGCGGCACCTCCCACCGACGCGACCGACCCACCGGCGGCCGGTCCGCTGGCGGCCGGTCCGCTGGCGACCGGTCCGCTGGCGACCGGTCCGCTGGCGGCGCCGGAGGCGCCTCGGGGTGGCGTCGGCGGGGGTGGCGCGGCCGCGGGGCGGGGCGCGGACCGGGCTGAGGTCGCCCGTGGTTGA
- a CDS encoding cold-shock protein: protein MQGTVARFDEDTHHGTVLLDDGSEVAFGADAFAASGMRLLRLGQRMTVVRDDRGEVISITFPGLT from the coding sequence ATGCAGGGGACCGTTGCGCGTTTCGACGAGGACACCCATCACGGCACGGTGCTGCTGGACGACGGGAGCGAGGTGGCGTTCGGCGCGGACGCGTTCGCCGCGTCCGGGATGCGGCTGCTGCGACTCGGGCAGCGGATGACCGTCGTCCGCGACGACCGGGGCGAGGTAATCTCGATCACCTTTCCCGGCCTGACCTGA
- a CDS encoding MMPL family transporter: MLAFLSGAAVRRPVLTIVVWAAVLVAGVAAATGLFSRLSPDLGAVPGSESAVVQERLDAANPVPESITAVIDGASARSVADAMTAVRALDGVASVSGPVPTTRTPAVVLVSVVLDGDAGEPAAEILRAVPAADVVVSGGPLTTAEYSDQARADVQRAELISLPVVLVLLLVVFGSLLAAGLPLVVAIVGIAANFGLLYLFSLVTDVSVYAVQVTTMLSVGLAVDYALLLVSRFREERAVDPGVPGAVLRASATAGRTVLFTGLTVAVALAGLMVFPDPFLRSLGLAAAGVVLVNMLAAVTLLPAMLHRWGHRISPAAASGGRVFARVAARVQRRPLLTLAGSAAVLVVLALPVAGLTIGTGDSRSLPSASATRELDEALARDFPALYGPEPLLVPASAADEARIAAVPGIARTVAENGVVRAFPAERASSASTQDAVAALRAQGFEVAGQGARLADYRAMLGERAPIAAGLVGLGTLALLFAFTGSILLPVKAVLTNLLSIAASLGVVVWVFQDGHFAWLLGSERLHDTNLTVPVLVAAIAFGLSVDYEMFLLSRIRERHLAGDAPDRAVAAGLQQTGRIITSAGLLLVVVFAGFLTGGFAPIKQIGLGLVLAVALDATLVRLLLVPATMTLLGRWNWWAPRPMRSLHLRYGLREA; encoded by the coding sequence ATGCTTGCCTTCCTGTCCGGGGCCGCCGTGCGCCGCCCCGTGCTCACCATCGTCGTCTGGGCCGCGGTGCTCGTCGCCGGCGTCGCGGCCGCGACCGGGTTGTTCAGCCGGTTGAGTCCGGACCTCGGCGCCGTGCCGGGCAGCGAGTCCGCCGTCGTGCAGGAGCGGCTGGACGCCGCGAACCCGGTGCCGGAGTCGATCACCGCGGTCATCGACGGCGCGTCCGCGCGGTCGGTGGCGGACGCTATGACGGCGGTGCGCGCGCTCGACGGCGTCGCCTCGGTGTCCGGCCCGGTGCCCACCACCCGTACCCCCGCGGTGGTCCTGGTCTCTGTGGTGTTGGACGGCGACGCCGGGGAGCCGGCCGCCGAGATCCTGCGGGCCGTGCCGGCCGCCGACGTCGTGGTCTCCGGCGGACCGTTGACCACCGCCGAGTACAGCGACCAGGCGCGGGCGGACGTCCAGCGCGCGGAGCTGATCAGCCTGCCGGTGGTGCTGGTGCTGCTGCTGGTCGTGTTCGGCAGCCTGCTCGCGGCCGGGCTGCCGCTGGTCGTGGCGATCGTCGGGATCGCCGCGAACTTCGGCCTGCTCTACCTGTTCAGCCTGGTCACGGACGTGTCCGTCTACGCGGTGCAGGTGACCACGATGCTCAGCGTGGGGCTGGCCGTCGACTACGCGCTGCTGCTGGTGAGCCGGTTCCGGGAGGAGCGCGCGGTCGATCCGGGCGTGCCGGGCGCGGTGCTGCGCGCGTCCGCGACCGCGGGCCGGACCGTGCTGTTCACCGGCCTGACCGTGGCGGTCGCGCTGGCCGGGCTGATGGTGTTTCCGGACCCGTTCCTGCGCTCGCTGGGCCTGGCCGCGGCCGGCGTGGTGCTGGTGAACATGCTGGCCGCGGTGACGCTGCTGCCCGCGATGTTGCACCGGTGGGGGCACCGGATCTCGCCGGCGGCCGCGTCCGGGGGCCGGGTCTTCGCCCGGGTCGCGGCCCGGGTGCAGCGGCGGCCGTTGCTCACGCTGGCCGGTTCCGCGGCCGTGCTGGTGGTGCTGGCGCTGCCGGTGGCGGGCCTGACGATCGGCACCGGCGACTCGCGCTCGCTGCCGTCCGCGTCCGCGACCCGCGAACTGGACGAGGCGCTGGCGCGGGACTTCCCGGCACTGTACGGCCCGGAGCCGTTGCTGGTGCCCGCGTCCGCGGCGGACGAGGCGCGGATCGCGGCCGTGCCGGGGATCGCGCGCACGGTCGCGGAGAACGGCGTCGTGCGGGCGTTCCCGGCGGAGCGGGCCTCGTCGGCGAGCACCCAGGACGCGGTGGCCGCGCTGCGGGCGCAGGGCTTCGAGGTGGCGGGCCAGGGTGCGCGGCTGGCCGACTACCGCGCGATGCTGGGTGAGCGCGCGCCGATCGCGGCCGGGCTGGTCGGGCTGGGCACGCTGGCATTGCTGTTCGCGTTCACCGGCTCGATCCTGCTGCCGGTCAAGGCCGTGCTCACCAACCTGCTCAGCATCGCGGCCTCGCTCGGCGTGGTGGTCTGGGTGTTCCAGGACGGCCACTTCGCCTGGCTGCTCGGCAGCGAACGGCTCCACGACACGAACCTGACAGTGCCGGTGCTGGTGGCCGCGATCGCGTTCGGGCTGTCCGTGGACTACGAGATGTTCCTGCTCTCCCGCATCCGGGAACGGCATCTGGCCGGCGACGCCCCGGATCGCGCGGTGGCGGCGGGACTTCAGCAGACCGGGCGCATCATCACGTCGGCCGGGCTGTTGCTGGTGGTGGTGTTCGCGGGCTTCCTGACCGGTGGCTTCGCACCGATCAAGCAGATCGGGCTGGGGCTGGTGCTGGCGGTCGCGCTGGACGCGACGCTGGTGCGGCTGCTGCTCGTACCGGCCACGATGACGTTGCTGGGCCGCTGGAACTGGTGGGCGCCGCGGCCGATGCGCTCGCTGCACCTGCGGTACGGCCTGCGCGAGGCCTGA
- a CDS encoding RNA degradosome polyphosphate kinase — MTQDQMSDPATEIPPVQEMPIEDLLGADPVPDESLPEDRFLNRELSWLDFNARVLTLAEDPDTRLLERAKFLAIFASNLDEFYMVRIAGLMRRIQAGIPVRGGDQLPLRTQLRMILEKTAGLVARHAACFSDEVQPKMAAEGIHLVHWADLNDGEREELRTYFREHIFPVLTPLAVDHAHPFPYISSRSLNLAVSVRSPESPQELFARIKVPNNVPRFVVVNSPGQTARFLPVEDLISVHLDQLFSGMQVVECHLFRVTRNAELEVDEDRDEDLLKALERELAQRRFGPPVRLEVAASISDHMLEVLVRELDVDSHDVLRVPGLLDMSALWQIYGAVDRPDLKDKPYVPATHPRLIDGEVPRSIFASLRDGDVLVHHPYHAFSTSVQRFIEQAAADPNVLAIKQTLYRTSGDSPIVDALVEAAGAGKQVVVLVELKARFDEQANIGWARKLERAGCHVVYGLVGLKTHCKTSLVVRQEGTQIRRYCHIGTGNYHPKTARLYEDFGLLTADPEVGADVTDLFNVLTGYSRQTAYRRLLVAPHGVRAGLIDRVNRQVERAQRGLPTLVQIKVNSLVDEEFIDALYRASRAGVRIEVVVRGMCALRPGVPGLSENIRVRSIVGRFLEHSRIFRFGPGPSRADVEAGRHEEPAEFWIGSADMMHRNLDRRVEALVQVTDPVATRELETVLRISMSDECEGFDLQPDGAWVRRVSTVDKPLTHLQSVLLRRTIRANG, encoded by the coding sequence ATGACCCAGGACCAGATGTCCGACCCCGCGACCGAGATCCCGCCGGTCCAGGAGATGCCGATAGAGGACCTGCTCGGTGCGGACCCGGTGCCGGACGAGTCGCTGCCCGAGGACCGGTTCCTCAACCGCGAGCTGTCCTGGCTGGACTTCAACGCCCGGGTGCTGACGCTGGCCGAGGACCCGGACACCCGGCTGCTGGAACGCGCGAAGTTCCTGGCCATCTTCGCCAGCAACCTGGACGAGTTCTACATGGTCCGGATCGCCGGGCTGATGCGGCGCATACAGGCCGGCATCCCGGTCCGCGGCGGTGACCAGCTGCCGCTGCGCACCCAGCTGCGGATGATCCTGGAGAAGACGGCCGGCCTGGTCGCCCGGCACGCGGCCTGCTTCAGCGACGAGGTCCAGCCGAAGATGGCGGCCGAGGGCATCCACCTGGTGCACTGGGCCGACCTGAACGACGGCGAGCGCGAGGAGCTGCGGACCTACTTCCGGGAGCACATCTTCCCGGTGCTGACGCCGCTCGCCGTGGACCACGCGCACCCGTTCCCGTACATCTCGTCGCGCTCGCTGAACCTCGCGGTCTCGGTGCGCTCGCCGGAGAGCCCGCAGGAGCTGTTCGCCCGGATCAAGGTGCCGAACAACGTGCCCCGGTTCGTGGTGGTCAACTCCCCCGGCCAGACCGCGCGCTTCCTGCCGGTCGAGGACCTCATCTCGGTCCACCTGGACCAGCTCTTCTCCGGCATGCAGGTGGTCGAGTGCCACCTGTTCCGGGTGACCCGCAACGCGGAGCTCGAGGTCGACGAGGACCGGGACGAGGACCTGCTCAAGGCGCTGGAGCGGGAGCTGGCCCAGCGCCGGTTCGGCCCGCCGGTGCGGCTGGAGGTGGCCGCGTCCATCTCCGACCACATGCTCGAGGTGCTGGTCCGCGAGCTCGACGTGGACAGTCACGACGTGCTGCGGGTGCCCGGCCTGCTGGACATGTCCGCGCTGTGGCAGATCTACGGCGCGGTGGACCGGCCGGACCTGAAGGACAAGCCGTACGTGCCGGCCACCCACCCGCGGCTGATCGACGGCGAGGTGCCGCGCAGCATCTTCGCCTCGCTGCGCGACGGTGACGTGCTGGTGCACCACCCGTACCACGCGTTCTCCACCAGCGTGCAGCGCTTCATCGAGCAGGCCGCCGCGGACCCGAACGTGCTGGCCATCAAGCAGACGCTGTACCGCACCAGCGGCGACTCGCCCATCGTGGACGCGCTGGTCGAGGCGGCCGGCGCGGGCAAGCAGGTGGTGGTGCTGGTCGAGCTGAAGGCGCGCTTCGACGAGCAGGCGAACATCGGCTGGGCGCGGAAGCTGGAACGGGCCGGCTGCCACGTGGTCTACGGCCTGGTCGGCCTCAAGACCCACTGCAAGACCTCCCTGGTGGTACGGCAGGAGGGCACACAGATCCGCCGCTACTGCCACATCGGCACCGGCAACTACCACCCCAAGACCGCGCGGCTGTACGAGGACTTCGGGCTGCTCACCGCGGACCCCGAGGTGGGCGCGGACGTCACCGACCTGTTCAACGTACTCACCGGGTACAGCCGGCAGACCGCGTACCGCCGTCTGCTGGTGGCGCCGCACGGCGTGCGCGCCGGCCTGATCGACCGCGTCAACCGGCAGGTCGAGCGCGCGCAGCGGGGCCTGCCGACGCTGGTCCAGATCAAGGTGAACTCGCTGGTCGACGAGGAGTTCATCGACGCGCTCTACCGGGCGTCCCGGGCCGGCGTGCGGATCGAGGTGGTGGTGCGCGGCATGTGCGCGCTGCGCCCCGGCGTGCCCGGCCTGTCGGAGAACATCCGGGTCCGCTCGATCGTCGGCCGGTTCCTGGAGCACTCGCGCATCTTCCGGTTCGGCCCCGGGCCGTCCCGGGCGGACGTGGAGGCCGGCCGGCACGAGGAGCCGGCCGAGTTCTGGATCGGCTCCGCGGACATGATGCACCGCAACCTGGACCGCCGCGTCGAGGCGCTGGTGCAGGTCACCGACCCGGTCGCCACCCGGGAGCTGGAGACCGTGCTGCGGATCTCGATGAGCGACGAGTGCGAGGGCTTCGACCTGCAGCCGGACGGCGCCTGGGTGCGCCGGGTGTCCACGGTCGACAAGCCGCTCACCCACCTGCAGTCGGTGCTGCTGCGGCGCACGATCCGGGCCAACGGTTGA
- a CDS encoding HU family DNA-binding protein has protein sequence MNKAELIEALAARLGDKKTATAALDAVLAEVQNAVTKGDRVAITGFGVFEKRVRGARTARNPRTGEAVKVKKTSVPAFRPGAGFKELVASGKVPKATAAKKTTATAAKTTAAKATTAKAAPAKAATATKATATATKATATKATATKATAAKSTTTAAKKTAATKATATKATAAKTAAAPAKTTAAKKTAAATKATAATPAKKTTATKSATATKSAAKKAPAVKKSAAKKR, from the coding sequence GTGAACAAGGCCGAGCTCATCGAGGCGCTCGCCGCTCGCCTGGGAGACAAGAAGACGGCGACGGCGGCGCTGGACGCGGTTCTCGCGGAGGTCCAGAACGCGGTCACCAAGGGCGACCGCGTCGCCATCACCGGCTTCGGAGTCTTCGAGAAGCGCGTGCGCGGTGCACGAACAGCCCGCAACCCACGTACCGGCGAAGCGGTGAAGGTGAAGAAGACGTCCGTACCGGCCTTCCGGCCCGGCGCCGGCTTCAAGGAGCTGGTCGCGAGCGGCAAGGTGCCGAAGGCGACCGCTGCCAAGAAGACCACCGCCACGGCGGCGAAGACCACTGCCGCGAAGGCGACCACCGCCAAGGCCGCGCCGGCGAAGGCCGCCACCGCGACGAAGGCGACCGCGACCGCGACGAAGGCGACCGCCACCAAGGCGACCGCGACCAAGGCGACCGCCGCCAAGTCGACGACGACCGCGGCGAAGAAGACGGCCGCCACCAAGGCCACCGCCACGAAGGCGACCGCGGCCAAGACGGCTGCGGCTCCGGCGAAGACGACCGCGGCCAAGAAGACCGCCGCCGCCACCAAGGCGACCGCGGCCACCCCGGCCAAGAAGACCACCGCTACCAAGAGCGCGACCGCCACGAAGTCGGCTGCCAAGAAGGCGCCGGCCGTGAAGAAGTCGGCCGCCAAGAAGCGCTGA
- a CDS encoding NUDIX hydrolase → MAALRTVRAAGGVLWRPAAHGPEICLIHRPKYDDWSLPKGKLDPGEHPLTAAVREVGEETAVPAVPQVRLPAIRYETRDAAKLVEYWSMRPRPDVEAAPFTPNAEVDDLRWLPVPQARKLLSYPHDGRVVDAFAALPPVTAVLAVVRHGHAGRREAWPGADSARPLDEVGALESRELAELCAHLGPQRLISASPRRCQQTLAPLAATVDLPVEVDASFDEPRSGERPEQRHEVAADRIRVLAAAGEPVVVCSQGKIIPDALCRVAGHGTPRDFHSPKGTGWLLAFAGDRLVGSDRLLPSDSRVVQASARS, encoded by the coding sequence TTGGCTGCGCTGAGAACCGTGCGGGCGGCCGGTGGCGTCCTGTGGCGCCCGGCCGCGCACGGGCCGGAGATCTGCCTGATCCACCGCCCGAAGTACGACGACTGGTCGCTGCCCAAGGGCAAGCTCGACCCGGGCGAGCACCCGCTGACCGCGGCCGTGCGCGAGGTCGGGGAGGAGACCGCGGTGCCCGCGGTCCCCCAGGTCCGGCTGCCCGCCATCCGGTACGAGACCCGGGACGCCGCCAAACTGGTCGAGTACTGGTCGATGCGTCCCCGCCCGGACGTCGAGGCCGCACCGTTCACGCCGAACGCGGAGGTCGACGACCTGCGCTGGCTACCGGTGCCGCAGGCCCGCAAGCTGCTCAGCTATCCGCACGACGGCCGGGTGGTGGACGCGTTCGCCGCGCTGCCGCCGGTCACCGCCGTGCTGGCCGTGGTCCGGCACGGGCACGCCGGCCGCCGCGAGGCCTGGCCCGGCGCGGACTCGGCACGCCCGCTGGACGAGGTGGGCGCGCTGGAGTCCCGCGAGCTGGCCGAACTGTGCGCGCACCTCGGGCCGCAACGGCTGATCTCCGCGTCGCCGCGGCGCTGCCAGCAGACGCTGGCGCCGCTGGCCGCGACCGTGGACCTGCCGGTCGAGGTGGACGCGTCGTTCGACGAGCCGCGCTCCGGCGAGCGGCCCGAGCAGCGGCACGAGGTCGCGGCCGACCGGATCCGGGTGCTGGCCGCGGCCGGCGAACCGGTGGTGGTCTGCAGCCAGGGCAAGATCATTCCGGATGCGCTGTGCCGGGTGGCCGGCCACGGCACGCCGCGCGACTTCCACAGCCCGAAGGGGACCGGCTGGCTGCTCGCGTTCGCCGGTGACCGCCTGGTCGGCTCCGACCGGCTGCTGCCGTCCGACTCCCGCGTGGTCCAGGCGTCCGCTCGCTCCTGA
- a CDS encoding response regulator, translating to MPVRGRRGRSPVSDELRVLVADDQALVRDGFCVILDAQPDITVVGEAGDGDEAVRAALALRPDVVLMDVRMPRKNGIEATAEICAATDARVLMLTTFDLDEYVYDALHAGASGFLLKDMRRNELVSAVRTIAGGDSLLAPSVTRRLIADMVGRGGTPASPAGRWATALASLTARETDSLRLVAQGLSNAEIAARLYVTEHTVKTHMSNLLAKLGLRDRVQAVVLAYESGLVVPGRRSPD from the coding sequence ATGCCCGTCCGCGGCCGGCGCGGGAGGTCTCCGGTGAGCGACGAGCTGCGGGTGCTGGTGGCGGACGACCAGGCGCTGGTGCGGGACGGCTTCTGCGTGATCCTGGACGCGCAGCCGGACATCACCGTGGTCGGCGAGGCCGGCGACGGCGACGAGGCGGTCCGGGCCGCGCTGGCGCTGCGCCCGGACGTGGTGCTGATGGACGTGCGCATGCCGCGCAAGAACGGCATCGAGGCGACCGCGGAGATCTGCGCGGCCACCGACGCCCGGGTGCTGATGCTGACCACGTTCGACCTGGACGAGTACGTCTACGACGCGCTGCACGCCGGCGCCAGCGGCTTCCTGCTGAAGGACATGCGCCGCAACGAGCTGGTCAGCGCCGTGCGCACGATCGCGGGCGGTGACTCGCTGCTGGCGCCGAGCGTGACCCGCCGGCTGATCGCGGACATGGTCGGGCGCGGCGGCACCCCGGCGAGCCCGGCCGGGCGCTGGGCGACCGCGCTGGCGTCACTGACCGCGCGGGAGACCGACTCGCTGCGCCTGGTCGCGCAGGGCCTGTCCAACGCGGAGATCGCGGCGCGGCTGTACGTCACCGAGCACACCGTGAAGACCCACATGAGCAACCTGCTGGCCAAGCTGGGCCTGCGCGACCGGGTGCAGGCGGTGGTCCTCGCCTACGAGTCCGGACTGGTCGTCCCGGGACGTCGCTCTCCGGACTGA
- a CDS encoding CYTH and CHAD domain-containing protein, translated as MLEEERKYEVATEFDLPDLTGALPSGGRVVAKEPKVLTATYFDTEDLRLARAGVSLRFRKGDDEPWTVKLPADVPGTRHEISRAGKKAKTPPAEMSALVTPYARGEELVPAVVVRSARRAYLLQSGDGTVLAELDDDTVEVLDGEKVRSTFREVEVERADGDAALLDAVEALLVKAGATAGTFTPKHARAMGAAASAAPDLVPAGELPDAPTAGDVVTAAIRDGIGRILAHDPLVRLGAPLPGGDTAVHQMRVGCRRLRSDLRTFGALVKTSWARTLRDELGWIAGVLGAARDAEVLRARLRKTAALDPLAPLDERAVDRLDARLAKRQRKALDALDAALRTPRYRKLVDLLVEAAREPKLTPDADAPASEVLPHLVSRPWDVLVNGSKGVAGAAALQTGDSDERWHGVRINGKRARYAVEAVAPVLGGQAAALGKALSKVQNLLGEHQDAAMAAETWLDLAAEKPDDHGMAVTAGRLAERERAVIHAVRGAFPAAWENAAQPKKTAWLR; from the coding sequence ATGCTGGAGGAAGAACGCAAGTACGAGGTGGCCACGGAGTTCGACCTGCCCGACCTGACGGGTGCGCTGCCCTCCGGCGGGCGGGTGGTGGCCAAGGAGCCGAAGGTGCTGACCGCGACGTACTTCGACACGGAGGACCTCCGGCTGGCCCGGGCCGGCGTCTCGCTGCGCTTCCGCAAGGGCGACGACGAGCCGTGGACCGTGAAACTCCCGGCGGACGTGCCCGGCACCCGGCACGAGATCTCCCGGGCCGGCAAGAAGGCGAAGACGCCGCCGGCCGAGATGTCCGCGCTGGTCACGCCGTACGCGCGGGGTGAGGAACTGGTCCCGGCCGTGGTGGTCCGCAGCGCACGCCGGGCGTACCTGCTGCAGTCCGGCGACGGCACCGTGCTGGCCGAACTGGACGACGACACCGTCGAGGTGCTGGACGGCGAGAAGGTCCGGTCCACGTTCCGCGAGGTCGAGGTGGAGCGCGCGGACGGCGACGCGGCGCTGCTCGACGCGGTGGAGGCGCTGCTGGTCAAGGCGGGCGCCACGGCCGGCACGTTCACGCCGAAGCACGCGCGCGCGATGGGCGCGGCCGCGAGCGCGGCGCCGGACCTGGTGCCGGCCGGCGAACTGCCGGACGCGCCGACCGCCGGCGACGTGGTGACCGCCGCGATCCGGGACGGCATCGGCCGCATCCTGGCGCACGACCCGCTGGTCCGGCTCGGCGCGCCGCTGCCGGGCGGCGACACCGCGGTGCACCAGATGCGGGTCGGCTGCCGCCGGCTGCGCAGCGACCTGCGTACGTTCGGCGCGCTGGTGAAGACGTCCTGGGCGCGTACGCTCCGGGACGAGCTGGGCTGGATCGCCGGCGTGCTCGGCGCGGCCCGCGACGCCGAGGTGCTGCGCGCCCGGCTGCGCAAGACCGCCGCGCTCGACCCGCTGGCGCCGCTGGACGAGCGGGCCGTGGACCGGCTCGACGCCCGGCTGGCGAAGCGGCAGCGCAAGGCGCTCGACGCGCTGGACGCGGCGCTGCGCACGCCGCGGTACCGGAAACTGGTCGACCTGCTGGTCGAGGCCGCCCGGGAGCCGAAGCTCACGCCGGACGCGGACGCGCCCGCGTCCGAGGTGCTGCCGCACCTGGTGTCCCGCCCGTGGGACGTGCTGGTCAACGGCAGCAAGGGCGTGGCCGGCGCGGCCGCCCTGCAGACCGGCGACTCGGACGAGCGCTGGCACGGCGTGCGGATCAACGGCAAGCGCGCGCGGTACGCGGTGGAGGCCGTCGCCCCGGTACTCGGCGGGCAGGCCGCCGCGCTCGGCAAGGCGCTGTCCAAGGTGCAGAACCTGCTCGGCGAGCACCAGGACGCCGCGATGGCCGCGGAGACGTGGCTGGACCTGGCGGCCGAGAAGCCGGATGATCATGGCATGGCAGTGACGGCCGGCCGGCTGGCCGAACGGGAGCGCGCGGTTATCCACGCCGTTCGCGGGGCATTCCCCGCGGCGTGGGAGAACGCGGCACAACCGAAGAAGACCGCTTGGCTGCGCTGA
- the leuD gene encoding 3-isopropylmalate dehydratase small subunit → MEKFTVHTGSAVPLRRSNVDTDQIIPAVYLKRVTRTGFEDGLFSAWREDPAFVMNNPAYSSASILVAGPDFGTGSSREHAVWALHNWGFRAVISPRFGDIFRGNALKEGLLPVELEQAAVEELWALAERDPAAEIVVDLTERQVRAGDRVWSFPMDDFSRWRLMEGLDDIGLTLRHQDAIAAYEAKRPSFKPALA, encoded by the coding sequence ATGGAGAAGTTCACCGTGCACACCGGCTCCGCGGTACCGCTGCGGCGCTCCAATGTGGATACGGATCAGATCATTCCCGCCGTGTACCTGAAGAGGGTGACGCGGACGGGCTTCGAGGACGGTCTCTTCAGCGCCTGGCGCGAGGACCCGGCATTCGTGATGAACAATCCGGCCTATTCGTCCGCGTCGATCCTGGTCGCGGGCCCGGATTTCGGCACCGGGTCGTCGCGCGAACACGCGGTGTGGGCCTTGCACAACTGGGGTTTCCGGGCGGTGATCTCGCCGCGCTTCGGCGACATCTTCCGCGGCAACGCGCTCAAGGAAGGGCTGCTTCCGGTCGAGCTGGAGCAGGCGGCCGTCGAGGAACTGTGGGCGCTGGCGGAGCGGGACCCGGCCGCCGAGATCGTGGTGGACCTGACCGAGCGGCAGGTGCGGGCCGGTGACCGCGTCTGGTCGTTTCCGATGGACGACTTCAGCCGCTGGCGCCTGATGGAGGGCCTCGACGACATCGGCCTGACGCTGCGGCACCAGGACGCGATCGCGGCGTACGAGGCGAAGCGGCCGTCCTTCAAGCCGGCCCTGGCCTGA